From Triticum urartu cultivar G1812 chromosome 2, Tu2.1, whole genome shotgun sequence, a single genomic window includes:
- the LOC125534608 gene encoding uncharacterized protein LOC125534608 — MAVPHLRGLLLRRIPHGRWLSRRIGSHPPPPAMAASRLHRLLLRWAESCRRPAPVLTAPWPPPRLLTPPVHHRALPVVGRLFRPTGGRRYDVFWALGRGPGGVLLLLPQVVKEQYCQAGRTPFLCSKPLGAVGMQAIRPLSTGVVALLRPLATGAVALLHCHHRLPGTRFYLRLPQVNRAAFSSLLLTKLLDVEVIDD, encoded by the exons ATGGCCGTCCCGCACCTCcgcggcctcctcctccgtcgCATCCCGCACGGCCGCTGGCTCTCCCGCAGGATCGGATCCCATCCACCTCCACCTGCCATGGCCGCCTCGCGCCTCCACCGCCTGCTTCTCCGTTGGGCCGAATCCTGTCGCCGGCCAGCGCCAGTGCTCACAGCGCCATGGCCGCCCCCTCGCTTACTCACGCCACCCGTCCACCACCGTGCGCTGCCCGTTGTTGGCCGTTTGTTTCGGCCGACCGGCGGCCGCCGGTACGACGTCTTCTGGGCGCTGGGACGCGGACCAGGCGGGGTTCTGTTGCTGCTGCCCCAGGTCGTCAAGGAACAATACTGTCAAGCTGGGCGAACCCCCTTCCTCTGCTCCAAGCCTCTAGGTGCAGTTGGGATGCAAGCCATCCGCCCTTTGTCCACCGGTGTCGTTGCTCTGCTCCGCCCTCTGGCCACCGGCGCCGTTGCTCTGCTCCACTGCCATCATCGTTTGCCAGGAACCCGGTTTTATCTACGTCTTCCCCAGGTCAACAGAGCCGCATTTAGTTCACTACTTCTGACTAAGCTTCTTGACGTGGAG GTCATTGATGATTGA